Proteins encoded together in one Ictidomys tridecemlineatus isolate mIctTri1 chromosome 3, mIctTri1.hap1, whole genome shotgun sequence window:
- the LOC106145520 gene encoding LOW QUALITY PROTEIN: olfactory receptor 1L4 (The sequence of the model RefSeq protein was modified relative to this genomic sequence to represent the inferred CDS: inserted 1 base in 1 codon; deleted 1 base in 1 codon) has protein sequence MALVNLTSGPDFLLLGLMDDTVAHPVLFLLFLSIYLLNAMGNLSMVVLVRSDGALCSPMYYFLGHLSFVDACFTTVTVPRLLVSLLHPAQAISFQACFAQMYFFLALGVTESYLLAAMSYDRAVAVCQPLHYTAVMTPWRCAALVGASWAVAHLHSLLHTLLISELSYPHSAPVRHFFCDATVLLSLATSDTSSAEIAIFSEGLAVVLTPLILVXAFLCAHPGRGARVRSAGGSRRAFSTCGAHLVVVSLFFGSVLSVYFRPSSAYSVRYNRLASVVYAVVTPTLNPFIYSLRNKEVKGALKRGLRCRGASQKA, from the exons ATGGCTCTGGTCAACCTCACATCCGGCCCAGATTTCCTCCTCCTTGGCCTGATGGATGACACAGTCGCCCATCCAGTGTTGTTCCTGCTCTTCCTCAGCATCTATCTGCTCAATGCCATGGGCAACCTGAGCATGGTGGTACTGGTGAGGTCCGATGGGGCTCTGTGCTCCCCTATGTATTACTTCTTGGGTCACCTGAGCTTTGTGGATGCCTGCTTTACCACGGTCACGGTCCCCCGACTGCTGGTCAGCCTGCTCCACCCAGCTCAGGCCATATCCTTCCAAGCATGCTTTGCCCAAATGTACTTCTTCCTGGCTCTGGGCGTCACAGAGAGCTATCTCCTGGCGGCCATGTCCTACGATCGCGCGGTGGCGGTCTGCCAGCCACTGCACTACACTGCGGTCATGACACCCTGGCGCTGCGCTGCGCTGGTGGGTGCGTCCTGGGCGGTGGCTCACCTGCACTCGCTGCTCCACACCCTGCTCATCTCCGAGCTCTCCTATCCCCACTCTGCCCCCGTGCGTCACTTTTTTTGTGATGCGACGGTTTTGCTGAGCTTGGCGACCTCGGACACATCCTCCGCGGAGATTGCCATCTTCTCCGAGGGCCTGGCGGTGGTGCTGACCCCACTGATTCTCG TCGCTTTCCTATGCGCACATCCTGGACGCGGTGCT CGAGTGCGGTCGGCAGGAGGCAGTCGCCGTGCCTTCTCCACCTGCGGGGCCCACCTGGTGGTGGTGTCGCTTTTCTTTGGCTCTGTCCTGTCTGTATATTTCCGACCTTCTTCTGCTTACTCCGTGCGTTACAACCGCCTGGCCAGCGTGGTGTATGCAGTGGTCACACCGACCTTGAACCCGTTCATCTACAGCCTTCGCAACAAAGAGGTCAAAGGCGCTCTAAAAAGGGGGCTCAGATGCCGAGGTGCGTCCCAAAAGGCGTAA